The Gemmatimonadota bacterium DH-78 region GGTGAAGAGAGCGATGCGCACGGGAATCAGTGGTGCGAGGAGTCGGGCGAGGGAAGCGCGGGCAGGTGCCCGCCGATCCGTCGTAGGAGGTCGAGGCTGCGCTGGAGTCCCCCGTAGCCCCGCTCCTCCACATCGGGGCGACCCGTGTCGAGGTTCACGTTCGCGAGTCCCTCTCCACGGAGTTCGAACTCCTCGAGGAAGAGGTCGACGAAGGTCTCCTCCACATCGCGCACCGCGTTGAGGAACCAGAGCGAGGGAAGCACCGGCAGCAGGTAGCCGAGCCCCACCGAGGTGCGTCCGAGAAAGCCCCGGACCGGAGCCATCGGCCCCGCCTCGGGGTCGTGCCCGGTGCGCAGCGGGCGGCGGTCGCGCGGCAGGGTGAGCGCGGTGAGGGCGGCCAGCGCCACCCCCTGCGCCCCGCGTCGCGCAGCGGTCACGTGGCTGCGCAGAAAGCGCCGGGGCTCGGGGGTGGCGCCGTAGGTGTCGCGGAAGGCGCCCACGAGAAAGTCGATGCCCTCCGCGTCGAAGGCCGGCTCGTGGCGCAGGCGCCGCAGTTCGGGAAAGCGGTGGGCGTAGAGGGCGTCGAGGCCGGCCTCCACCCGCACGTGCGCGACCGGTTGGCGGTCGCCGTCTTCGAACACCCCCGGCGTGCCGTGCACGAGCTCGCCCACCGCGCACCCGACCATGGGGTGGATCAGGGTATCGGCGAGCACGTGGGTGACCCAGCCCCAGGCGAAGGCGCGCTCCCGGGGGGAGCGGGCCCGGGCGATCAGCGCCCGCGCGAGATCGCCGGTGCGCAGACAGTGGGCCAGATCGGAGAGGGGGCGGTGCCCCCCCGGCACGTACCCGAGATCGGGGCCCATCGCCCCCTGGCGGAAGGCGTTCGCAGCCGCGGGATCGTCGGCGTCGAAGGGGGCGGTCGAGCTCCGGCGGCGCCAGTGGTCGAGCACCTGGTCGGCGAAGCGGAGATGAACGGTGACGCTCGGCATGCCCAAGGGTCGCGGACGGCCCCTACGGCGAGGTCAAGCTTGCGTATCCGACCGGTAGCGGGCGGGTGGCGGAGGCGTGTCCTCCGCCCGCCCCGAGGGGGTGGGTAACGCCCCGTCGTCGAGGGGGTAACGGTTCGCTCCGGAGGACCGCCCCACCCCCACCCATGCTATCGGGAAGTCGGTACCTTCACGGCATGGATCGATCCACGACCGCCTCATCCGGGTCCGGCTTCGGCGCTTCGTTTTCCGAGCTGGTGTCCCGCACCGAAGGGTTGCAGCCGTGGCGACGGGTGTTTCACGCGGTGAGCGGACTGGTGCTCGCGCTGGCGCCCGGAGCGCTGGGGCTCGAGTCGACCGAGACCGCCGCCATTCTCGCCGTCGCCGCCGTCCTCCTCTTCGCCTCCGACGCCTTCCGGCTGCGCAGTCCGGCCGCGAACCGGCTGTTCTTCGTCGTCTTCCGCACCCTGGCCTCGCCCCGAGAGGCGGCCGGTCTCGCCTCGTCGAGCTGGTATGCGCTCGGCGCGGCGATCGTGTGGGCCGCGGTACCGGGCGAGCCGGCGGTGGCCGCGCTCCTCGTGCTCGGGCTGGCCGACCCGGCGGCGTCGGTGGTGGGCCGGAGCTGGGGGCGCCGGCCGCTCGGCAAGGGCAGTTGGGTGGGGTCGATCACCTTCGCGGTGGTGGCCTTCGCCGTGCTGCTGGGGGTGCTGCCGTGGCCCCTCGCGGCGGTCGTCGCGGGCGTTGCGGCCGCCTTCGAGGTGGCCCCTATGGGCGTGGACGACAACCTGACGATTCCGCTCGTCACCGGAGCGTTCGTATGGGCGTTGCAGAACCTGCCGCCGGGCTGAGCGCTCCCCCCTCCTTCGCCGGGATGGTCGCCCCGCCGGCGGTCGGCGACGTGAGCATCGTGATTCCGGTGCTCGACGAGGAGCGCTGGCTCCCCCGGCTGCTGGATTCCATCGCGGCGCAGACGGTGGCCGCGGCCGAGGTGATCGTGGTGGACGCCGGCTCGTCCGACGCCACGGTCGCGGTCGCGCGCGCCCGGGGAGCGACGGTGGTGGAGGGCGGGGGACTCCCGGGCGTCAGCCGCAACCTCGGGGCCGAGCGCGCCCGCTCGGAGTGGCTTCTCTTTCTCGATGCCGACGTGCGGCTGCCACCCACCGCGGTGGAGGTGATGCTGTCGCAGATGGAGCGGCGCCGCCTCGATGCGGCGAGCACCGCCTTCGCGCCCGACGGCGACCGGGTGCTGGTGGATCTGCAGCACCGGCTGTCGTCGTGGTATTTCCGGGCGAGCTCGCGCATGGGGTGGCCCCACTCGATCGGCGCCTTCCTCTTCGTGCGGCGCGAACTGCACCGGCGCATCGGAGGCTTCGACACCGGGGTGACGGTGGCCGAAGACCAGGAGTACGTGGTGCGGCTGAGTCGGGTGGGGCGCTACCGCTTCGCGCGGCGTCCCGTGGTGGAGATCGCGCAGCGGCGCTTCGACGACCACGGCTTCTGGAAGATGAGCCTGAAGTGGCTGGCCATCGAGGTGCACCGCATGCTGCTCGGCGAGATCCGGCACGACCGCTTCGGCTACTTCCGCTGAGCGCCGGACCGGCCCACCTTTCGGGTCTCCCGCGGTAGCGGCCCG contains the following coding sequences:
- a CDS encoding zinc dependent phospholipase C family protein, encoding MPSVTVHLRFADQVLDHWRRRSSTAPFDADDPAAANAFRQGAMGPDLGYVPGGHRPLSDLAHCLRTGDLARALIARARSPRERAFAWGWVTHVLADTLIHPMVGCAVGELVHGTPGVFEDGDRQPVAHVRVEAGLDALYAHRFPELRRLRHEPAFDAEGIDFLVGAFRDTYGATPEPRRFLRSHVTAARRGAQGVALAALTALTLPRDRRPLRTGHDPEAGPMAPVRGFLGRTSVGLGYLLPVLPSLWFLNAVRDVEETFVDLFLEEFELRGEGLANVNLDTGRPDVEERGYGGLQRSLDLLRRIGGHLPALPSPDSSHH
- a CDS encoding glycosyltransferase; amino-acid sequence: MGVAEPAAGLSAPPSFAGMVAPPAVGDVSIVIPVLDEERWLPRLLDSIAAQTVAAAEVIVVDAGSSDATVAVARARGATVVEGGGLPGVSRNLGAERARSEWLLFLDADVRLPPTAVEVMLSQMERRRLDAASTAFAPDGDRVLVDLQHRLSSWYFRASSRMGWPHSIGAFLFVRRELHRRIGGFDTGVTVAEDQEYVVRLSRVGRYRFARRPVVEIAQRRFDDHGFWKMSLKWLAIEVHRMLLGEIRHDRFGYFR